In Camelina sativa cultivar DH55 chromosome 16, Cs, whole genome shotgun sequence, a single window of DNA contains:
- the LOC104749144 gene encoding aspartyl protease family protein 2-like, translated as MERKVLNTLIFSVLFFFTTSASSSSSSQYQTLVVNTLPSASTLSWPDSESLTGESQPESTTSSLSVHLSHVDALYSFSDASPTALFNLRLQRDSLRVESISSLAAVSTGRNVTRRTPRSAGGFSGAVISGLSQGSGEYFMRLGVGTPATNVYMVLDTGSDVVWLQCSPCKACYNQSDPIFDPKRSKTYATVPCGSRLCRRLDDSSECVTRRSKTCLYQVSYGDGSFTEGDFATETLTFHGARVDHVPLGCGHDNEGLFVGAAGLLGLGRGGLSFPSQTKTRYNGKFSYCLVDRTSSGSSSKPPSTIVFGNDAVPKTSVFTPLLTNPKLDTFYYLQLLGISVGGSRVRGVSESQFKLDSTGSGGVIIDSGTSVTRLAQPAYVALRDAFRLGARSLKRAPSYSLFDTCFDLSGMTTVKVPTVVFHFGGGEVSLPASNYLIPVNTQGRFCFAFAGTMGSLSIIGNIQQQGFRVAYDLVGSRIGFLSRAC; from the coding sequence ATGGAGCGAAAAGTCCTAAATACCCTCATCTTCTccgttctcttcttcttcaccacctctgcttcttcctcctcctcttcccaATACCAAACTCTCGTCGTCAACACTCTCCCATCCGCCTCAACCCTCTCATGGCCCGACTCCGAATCCTTAACCGGTGAATCCCAACCCGAGTCCactacttcttctctctctgtccATTTATCGCACGTCGATGCCCTCTATTCCTTCTCCGACGCGTCTCCGACGGCTCTTTTCAACCTCCGTCTCCAACGAGACTCTCTCCGCGTCGAATCCATATCCAGCCTCGCCGCCGTATCAACCGGACGTAATGTCACGAGAAGAACTCCACGTTCCGCCGGTGGTTTTAGCGGCGCCGTTATCTCCGGTCTCTCGCAAGGAAGCGGAGAGTATTTTATGCGGTTAGGCGTTGGAACTCCGGCGACCAACGTTTACATGGTGCTCGACACAGGAAGCGACGTCGTTTGGCTCCAATGCTCTCCTTGCAAAGCTTGTTACAACCAGTCCGACCCGATCTTTGACCCGAAGAGATCCAAAACGTACGCAACCGTCCCATGTGGGTCTCGCCTCTGCCGGAGACTAGACGACTCGTCGGAATGTGTCACACGTCGAAGCAAGACTTGTCTCTACCAAGTATCCTACGGTGACGGATCATTCACCGAAGGAGACTTCGCAACCGAAACGCTGACGTTTCACGGTGCGCGTGTTGATCACGTGCCGTTGGGATGCGGTCACGATAACGAAGGCTTGTTCGTTGGTGCGGCTGGGCTGTTGGGCTTGGGCCGTGGTGGGTTATCGTTTCCGTCGCAGACGAAAACCCGTTATAACGGGAAATTCTCTTACTGTTTGGTTGACCGGACGAGTTCCGGTTCATCTTCTAAACCGCCGTCAACCATCGTTTTCGGAAACGACGCCGTTCCGAAGACCTCCGTTTTCACGCCGTTGCTGACGAACCCGAAACTCGACACGTTTTACTATTTGCAGCTTCTTGGAATCAGCGTTGGCGGCTCGCGCGTTCGGGGAGTTTCGGAGTCGCAGTTCAAGCTTGACTCCACCGGAAGCGGCGGAGTTATCATCGATTCAGGTACCTCGGTTACTCGGCTGGCGCAACCTGCTTACGTGGCGCTTAGAGACGCGTTTCGTCTCGGAGCTAGGAGCCTTAAACGTGCTCCGTCGTATTCTCTGTTCGACACGTGTTTCGATCTCTCGGGGATGACGACGGTAAAGGTTCCGACGGTTGTGTTTCATTTCGGAGGCGGGGAGGTTTCGCTTCCGGCGAGTAATTATCTGATTCCGGTGAACACTCAAGGACGGTTCTGTTTTGCGTTCGCCGGAACAATGGGGAGCTTGTCGATCATTGGAAACATACAGCAACAGGGTTTCCGGGTCGCTTATGACTTGGTCGGGTCACGTATCGGGTTTCTGTCTCGCGCGTGTTAG